TTGtggttaaaatttcaaattgtatttaatagaaaatttaagacgtgaattcaaatttatatattagatTGAAAACATATGTATCAATACACTGTGCCTTCTTACGAGCGTGTTTACCCTTTTCACGAATAAATTTATCTTGTCATCAATTATAGTGTGTACGACAATGAACATAACCGATGCTTAATTATATTGGCAGGGtgatattatttacttattttatgaAACCAAGAACTCGGTCTCGTTACAAGGAGATATAGGTGTTGCGAAGAGCGTGGATAATGGAGCAACATGGCAGCTACTAGGTGTTGCTTTGGACGAGAAATGGCATCTCTCTTTTCCGTATGTATTTGAACATGACGGTGAGGTaagagattttgttttttctttatttataatttttttgggtgTATAATCATTGCTAAAGACGGTCTTTCTTTTACATATAACCACGGCTTAGCATGGCAATGTCGAGGTCTCAATTTTACAGGAATGTGGATGAAGATATCGATAAATTGTCTATGCACTAGATCTACAGtgtttatttgattgaatCGCTTCCAAAAATTTGATAGTTCGTCTATTATTTCTTGCAGATATACATGATGCCGGAAAGCAGTCAGAAAGGGGAAGTTCGCCTTTATCGGGCGGTTAATTTTCCTTTGAAGTGGGAACTGGATAGAATTATCCTCAAGAAGCCCCTTGTCGATTCAGTCATCATCAACCACAATGGTATGTACTGGCTTTTCGGGTCAGATCATAGAGGGCTCGGTACCAAAAAAAATGGGCATTTGGCGATATGGTATAGTAACTCGCCCCTTGGTCCTTGGAAGCCTCATAAGAGGAACCCTATCTATAATGTCGATAAAAGCTTTGGTGCTCGTAATGGAGGCAGGCCGTTTGTTCATGAGGGTAGCCTTTATCGATTTGGTCAAGATTGTGGTGAAACTTATGGCAAGAAAGTTCATGTTTTCAGGATCGACGTTCTTACAAAAGATAGATACAAGGAAGTAGAAGTTCCGTTGGGCTTGGTAGAACCTGTCAAGGGTCGTAATGCTTGGAATGGTATTCGCTATCACCATGTTGATGCTCAGCAGCTTAGTTCTGGTAAATGGATTGGGGTGATGGATGGAGATCGAGTACCTTCGGGTGATTCAGTTCTTCGATTACTTCTTGGTTGTGCTTCATTTGTCGTCGTTGCTGTTCTTGTCGTGTTACTCGGTGTGTTACTTGGAGCAGTGAACTGTATTGTTCCTCTTAATTGGTGCATTTATACTTCGGGGAAGAGAAGCGATGCGATCTTAACATGGGAAAAGTCgaatttattttcttcgaAAGTGAGGCGATTTTGCAGCCGAGTGAACAGAGCACCTTCAATCCTTCGAAGTTGGGTAAAATCTAATACTTGCACTGGTAGACTCGTTCTtgctattttatttgttttgggaGTTGCACTGATGTGTACTGCTGTGAAATATATATACGGGGGCAACGGTGCCGAAGAAGCTTACCCGCTTAAAAACCACTACTCGCAGTTCACGTTACTCACGATGACTTACGACGCTCGTCTttggaatttaaaaatgtatgtGAAACATTATTCAAGATGCTCATCTGTTCGAGAGATCGTTGTGGTGTGGAACAAGGGAACACCTCCGAAAATGAGTGATTTGGATTCAGTTGTGCCTGTGAGAATCAGAATCGAAGAAAAGAACTCGCTTAATAATCGGTTTAAGTTGGATCCTTTAATAAAAACTCGAGCTGTTTTGGAGCTTGACGATGACATAATGATGACTTGTGACGATGTTGAGCGAGGTTTTAGGGTATGGCGTCAACACCCCGATCGCATCGTGGGCTTCTATCCCCGACTTGTTAATGGAAGTCCTTTGCAATACCGAGCTGAGAAATACGCCCGAACTCATAAAGGATACAATATGATTCTTACAGGGGCAGCTTTCATTGATAGCCAACTAGCTTTCCAAAGGTACTGGAGTGCAGCTGCCAGGCCAGGCAGGGATTTGGTCGAAAAGTTCTTTAATTGTGAAGATGTCTTATTGAATTTTCTGTATGCCAATGCAAGCTCATCACAAACAGTAGAATACGTGAGACCCGCTTGGGCAATTGACACGTCGAAGTTCTCCGGTGCCGCTATCAGCAAAAATACCCAAGTTCACTATCAGCTTAGAAGCGACTGTCTCAATAAGTTCTCCGAGTTGTACGGGAATTTGGCAGATCGGAAATGGGGATTCAACGGGCGCAAAGATGGCTGGGATTTATAACGACCGAAAGAGGTTCTCCCGAGTCGATTTTAGTGAACTTCCAATGTCGAACGAAACTCCTCCCCCTTGTGAATTTAGTTGGGGAGTTTAGATATCTATAGTTTTCAGTCAGTGAGATGTACATTGCTTTGTCGTGGTTTGTTTTGCCTGTTCCGAAAACCGATTCCACTTCCCGTGTGCAAGAAATATGGCCGTTCGTCAACTCGCCACCCTGATGGCTCGCAGATCAGCGAGTTCGAACGCTCGGGTATTCCATAACCTGTTGTTGTAGTTTCATTTGAAGGACTGTGTTACTTACAAAAAGGTAAAGGGGTAAGCAAAGGAAAGCTCTGAATTATAATTCCACTTTTCTGGGTAGGCATATAGTGAAACTAGTGTGTAGCTGTCCAATTAATGAATGTATTGTTTGATTCATCAACCAGCTCTTGATCTATCTCTCTTTGCATACATTATTTTTGGtagtttttatattaaacCTTATATCTATTTAGTTCATAGTTTAATCCATTAATTAATGTGTTTAATGTGTGTTTAATGTGATGATTATCTTTTTGATTGATATTTGATATGTTTGACTGTAAAGTAAAAGTTGGAAATGGGTTGAATAGGGAAAGTGGTGAGATTGATAATTCCATTGCTTTTGATGTGAGCCCCCAGCCCCCAAAACAACTTTACagtcttttatatatatatatatatatatatatatatatatatataatcgaGACCCACCGTAGAGAATCGAGACCCTcaataattgtatgatattatccacttaaAACAtatgactttacttttggttttttcaaaAGGTCTCGTGACTATCTTCCAATATCTTCCAACATGGGGCCGACCTTTTATGGGTACTTGTGGCCCACAGACtttgaattattttcatatcttgTCCTCCTATCGTgcttaaattaaaagtttgagTCGGGAAAGTGTCTAATGAGTCTGTGtactcatttttaattttgtatttaataaattttttgcattttttaaatttcattttttaaattaaaagaaatttaaaaccttgaaaatTGAATAGTATAAATACGATAGATTTTTCgtatatttgaaattcaaagtctggataacaaaaacataaatacttgaaaattcaaaactttcaaaattttaattttttttttgttgtaattatgttaaattactggtttaaatttaatattttgaaaatttgaaaatttaatttcttgtgtTAAATAAGTACCTAAAATTTtgcaattttatatttattagtgatttttaagaaatttaaaaatttaaatactaaatttataatttcaaaatttcgtataaactaaataaatacttaaattaGTTAAGGGACTAAAATGgcaaataactattttttaaatataattttaattaaaaatttaaactgatttattttatagtttaaattacatctaaatttcaagatttttatcTTTGAGTtatcaaaatttacaaaatatatgatatatatatattttatctaataaattattaaaaaaatttaaaatttaaaatttaaaatttatgttgaacccaaacccaaacttTCAATGCCCTCCAAGTTTAGGAGCATggggagagagaaacagaaggCGGGGgaaaaaatagaaggttgATCTCTCCATCATCCAATCCCATGTGCTTCAacctatctctctctctcctcctgtCTTCTCTCTAATCCCCACATCTCTCCCCTTTCTCTCTTCCATGAAAATTTCCTCCACCTTCTCTCCTCCTCCATTTTCCCCAATTTCATCCTAACTTTCTAgggttttgaattttggttaCAAAGCTAAAAAAGCTGGTTTTCATTCACGGCTTTCCATATTATTGCACCTCTAAAACGAGGATAAAAAGCCAAAAGGATTCTGATCGAACCTCTGCTTTCtcgtttgttcttgttcttgctgTTCACCGTCTTGGCTCCGTGCCCAAGAACAGAGCTTGGGTGAGATTAATGTAGGGGAAGGGGCTTTGCAGATAGCGATGTTGGCAATGGAGAAGGATTTTGATGCTAAGTTGATGATTCAGGGCAACGGTTCTAATGGCGCCAATGTTCCGAGATCCaagagcttttcctttcgtgCTCCTCAGGAGAATTTTACAATCCAGGATTTTGAATTGGGGAAGATATATGGAGTTGGTTCATATTCCAAGGTATTTCctctgaatttttttaattttctttttataattatagtcttgttttgttctgttctgttctgttcatATGATTCCATTAATGGCATTTTGTTGGTTCTGTGATAATTTGAGTATCGAGGTTAGAATCTGTAGATATTATTATAGAATGTGATTAAATTTCCTGTTCCGATTCTAAATCTTATGAACAAggatccattttcttttatccagACTCGTAGGTTATTCCATTATTCAAGGTCGTGTTAATAAATGGGGTTAAAATGGAACTAGAATCCcttaaattcatataaattgGAGCATTTGTTGTGTTTaccttcttcctttctctcctttttcgtCTCGATCTTGCCCGAATGCTACTTGACAAATGAAACTCGACCCGCTAATCAACGGAATCGTTTCATATCCTCATTAACGAAATCTATTTCTTTCTAGTAGCATGCCCATgtgttcaaatatataaaaacaaaacaacaatttaGACCATGTTTGATGATCATTTCGTTTTTAGCTTTcgaaaattaagcttataaacgCTACTTCTACctattaatttctttgtttagttATCTACGTATTCGAAGTGCTCAAAAACCAAgccaagttttaaaaactacaaaaattgatttcaaaaacttgtttttgtttgtatagttagaaaagaaatggcgtagaaaaaactaaatagttatcaaacgGAGCGTGAATGATACAGCCAACGGAAGAActttaaatttggaattttaaaagattaaaaatgattttagtaTATTTAGCTGATTGGTTTCATTATAATCATTATCTGTATCTTTGAAATATTCTGACCAGGTTGTAAGGGCGAAGAAGAAGGACACAGGAACTGTATATGCATTGAAGATAATGGACAAAAAATTCATcaccaaagaaaataaaactgcTTATGTGAAGTTGGAAAGAATTGTTCTTGATCAGTTGGATCATCCTGGTGTTGTCAGACTATTTTTTACCTTTCAGGATACTTTTTCTTTGTGTATGTATCGATTTACCGTTTTTATGTGAATGTTCTTATATTCCATATTGTTTCGTCTGCTTCGTCAAAAGTTGCTATGCTCTTATTTATTTGCACGGTTTTCTGATATCCATCTTGTTTTCTTACTAATACTcgtttcttgattttgatgtcaagACATGGCATTGGAGTCTTGTGAAGGCGGAGAACTTTTTGATCAGATAACTAGGGTAAGTTGATTAAACGTTCGTTCTTCTCTCGCTCGTATGGTGATCCCTCGTGAAGTTTATAAATCCCCACAGAATATGTTTCTAAATTATGCTATTTCTTGTGTGTGTAAACGTTAAAATTGAGTTAAGTAGATAATTTGATTATTCTATGCATATTCTTACGTTTAGAAGTTCGAGTTTTGCAATTCTGATATTTTGAAGTGCAAAATCAGTTTATGGCAAATGTATATGTTTGTTGACATATTCGTTTTTTTCGTTCTAAACCTCGAGTAATTATCAACAGAAAGGTCGTCTGTCAGAGGAAGAAGCTCGGTTTTATACGGCCGAAGTGGTCGATGCCCTCGAATACATACACAACATGGGATTGATACACCGAGATATCaaggtttttccttttttagatCTCTATCTGCTGCATTATTGTGGATCTGTGGcacataaaactaaataacttTTCTTTGCTAGCCTGAAAACTTGCTACTTACTTCTGATGGACATATCAAAATAGCTGATTTTGGGAGTGTAAAGCCGATGGTCGATAGCCGAATTACGGTTCTTCCAAATGCAGCATCGGGTTTGTTTCAGTTCATATCGCTGCCAAAAAATATACTTGAATCTTATTCGACGCATTTTGACGCGTGTTGCACCAATTTTTATATGTAGATGATAAAGCTTGTACATTTGTGGGCACTGCTGCATATGTTCCTCCAGAAGTCCTTAATTCTTCCCCTGCAACTTTTGGGTAACAAGTTCATCTTACTTACCTGCTCATAACGATATTACTTTACACTAATGTTGTTGGAGAAATTATTTGACCAGTAGTCTAGCAGATGGTTTTTGTGAAAttccacgtcagttggagaggggaatgaaacattctttataagaatgtggaaactcCTTCCtcgcatacgcgttttaaaatgtgaGGTTGACGAGGTTGGCGGAGATACGTAActggccaaagcggacaatatctactagcaatgggcttgggctattacaaatggtatcagagccagacatcagaCGGTGCACCAACGAGCACACTGGAttcccaaggggggtggattgtgaaatttcacatcagttggagagaagaatgaaacattctttatagggacgtggaaacctttctctaacagatgttttaaaaccgtggagttgacggcgatacgtaacgagccaaagcgaacaatatttgctagcggtgggcttgggctgttacagtttTATACAATTGAAtgtaggagagagaaacaaaaaaaatcatggtTTCGCCGTGTAACCAAGGGTTTAGAGAGGGGCAGTCGCTATGTGATGGTCTCATTGAGTAATATTTCCGTCTTTTTGAGTCTTGAAAGTCGGGAGATTTTATTGGTCCTTATGTTCGTGTTCGCTAATTCTATCGATTCATTTTATTCTACACTCCATATAACATAATGGGTTTTTTGGATTTGGAAACAGAAATGACCTTTGGGCGCTCGGGTGCACCGTGTACCAGATGCTGTCGGGGACTTCTCCTTTTAAGGATGCAAGTGAGTGgcttattttccaaaaaattgTAGCACGAGATATAAAATTCCCGAGCTATTTTTCGGAGCAAGCCAGGGATCTCATCGACCACCTATTGGTATGTATGCTACAATGCATAATATTTTAGCACTTTCAGACttgatcaaaatatttatcttatGCTCTATGCATAAGTTTGGCCTTAACTCGTCTTCGATCCGTTCCAGGATTTAGATCCGATCAAGAGACCGGGTGCCGGAGCTGAGGGCTATGCATCCCTCAAGAATCATCCCTTCTTTGAGGGGGTTGATTGGAAGAACATAAGAACACAAACCCCTCCCAGGCTTGCCTTAGAAGCTACGGTACTGTTGCTTGATATCCAAATTGCCCTATGTCAGTTATTTGATCCTAGCGTTCTTGTCAACTACATTATCTCGCTTTTCATTATGTAGACCAATTCAAATGAGACCGACGATGGCTCCGAGTCCTCTTGGAATCCTTCACATATTGGTGACGGTGCATCGAGACAAAACGATGGGAATGCTGGTTCTGCATCAACTTCCGAAGGATCAAATCATATTACTCGACTTGCATCGATAGACTCCTTCGATTCAAAATGGTATTTGTTTTCTTCGTGACATTCATTATATATTATGTTTGCTCGAGAAGATGTCTTAGATCTGATTTCGCGACGATATCGGTCTCTTTTATGGCTATACTAGTTAATTTTTCAACTTATATAACAGGCAACAATTCCTTGATCCTGGAGAATCTGTTCTTATGATCTCAAtggtgaaaaaaattcaaaagctaTCAAGCAAAAAGGTTCAGCTCATCCTCACCAACAAACCAAAGTTGATTTATGTTGATCCTTCAAAGCTTATTGTGAAGGGGAATATCATTTGGTCTGACAATCCTAATGATCTCAACATTCAAGTGACCAGTCCTTCAAATTTCAAGATCTGCACAGTATGCCATATGAACTCCATgccttcttttttctaaataacTTTATTAGATCTATCATATTctgttgttttgtttctcaaacTGTTCATTCTTCAGCCAAAAAAGATTGCCTCTTTTGAGGACGCGAAACAGCGAGCATGGCAGTGGAAGAAGGCGATCGAGGGGCTTCAGAATCGGTGAATCGTTCGTGTTCGGTGACGCATTCTTTGGAAGAGTTTATtttaaagagtaaaaaaaaaaaaaaaaaaattagtggaAGAAAATATGAGGTAATCCCACCCACCCTGCATCAACCCCAAAAGAAAAGCTGGAAGGGAAAGAAGAGTCTTATCTTTGGAGTCTTTATAATATGGCCTGCAATTAATACATGTATTCAAGAAACTTATcactcatcaatgaaatttacTATTATATGAAttcttttcctaaatttagtgtttatttaatctttgtattttaaaagtattcttttaaaaaaattaataggtaacttttcatttttcaatataatgaGAAGTGTAAAACATTTTGTGCATTTCTAATAATATATGTATTATTAaggtattatatatatatagaaatgcAGACCAGAATAGAGGTTGCTTAGGTCCCGGCAGAGGCCGCTAGAGCTAATTCTGATAAGCTACCttaattaagaattaagaaaACTTTTACACAGGTAGAGGTACGAACAGGAACTTTTACAGGTAGAGGCCTACGAACTTTAAGCTACCTTAATTACTTTTACACAGGTAGAGGCCTACGAACTTTAAGCTACCttaattaagaattaagaaaaaggaaCTTGCCTACGAACTTTAAAATACCttaattaagaattaagaaaaatgaacttttaCAGGTAGAGGTACGAACAGGAACTTTTACAAGCTACCttaattaagaattaagaaaaagaaacttttaCCGGTAGAGGCCGCTAGAGCTAACTTTGATAAGCTACCTTAATTAAGAGCTAACTCTGATAAGCTACCttaattaagaattaagaaaaaggtCTTAGGAACTTTTACATAAACTTTTACAGTTAAACATAATGTTTTGCCCCTATACTGAATACAAAATCTATTTTACCTATGCTGGATACAAAATCTATCGAGCAACCttaattaagaattaagaaaaagatcttaattaagaattaagaaaaatgtctTACAAACTTTTACAATTATATGGggatagaattttttttctttagcgTTTTACCTGCTGGATACAAAATCTATCGAGCAAGCGAGAAAGCAAGAGTTGGGCCTAAGGTCCAGTTATATGgggatagaatttcttttatttaggGACATAATGTTTTACCTCTATACTGGATACAAAATCTATCGAACAAGCAAAAAAGCAAGAGTTGGGCCTAAGGTCCAGTCAGCAGGGAATacacatatatttaaaaaaaaaaaaaacaatttcaaaaaaattaatagataacttttaatttttaatataattaaatgcgtaaaatattttgattttgtgcatatctaaataatatatgtattattaagggttttttttttaagacttctttgaaatttttgaaaatttaataatatttttaaaaaatgcacTGAGTTTtaggtatatttttattaattaacttaataTCCGTTCAATACAACTGTTTTTTACCGGTGTGCTGAAAATGAATAAACCGAACGGAGTCGGTCGGTTCGGATAATCTGTTAAACCAAATCGAACCCATTTCGTAAGTTCCCTAAAAGAGCCTCTGGTTCTCTCTCTGCGACGGCTCTCTCTTCTGCTCTCTGCTTCCCGCTTCGCCGGAGCCCTTCACACTTCCACTGCACTCGCTATTCATTGTAATCGCTGCCAAATTTCTCATTGAAAAGGTACTTTTGATGTTCTATATACGCATATATATTTATGGCGTTCTGATTCTCTGTGTTTTTTCTGCGAATTTCTTGTTATGCAAAATTGGTTTCCTTGTCGTTCTTCATTTCTAGGGCGGATGAAACTGAAGTATCAAATGCCTTGATTAAACACGATAGATTTCCTTTtatccttcctttttttttttttttgttgaatctttGTTAACTGAATGAGGGTTCTTCATTCCtggaaattttttgaattgattCAAGTAAATTTACATACTGAAGTGTGGGAGGTAGGAGAAATTTTGCAAACAACAGAAAAAGAAGTGATACAAATATTCAGTTTCCCATTGCTCTCACAACAgctaaaaacttttaattgaGTCTCCCGAATACTTGAAAATTGTGATAACCATTTGGTTTTTTAGctcttgaaatttgaaaattgtgtttgttttctcATCAGATTCTAACTCTTAGTCAAtttcagaaacaaaaacagattCTTAAAAacgatttttgtttttgttttcaaaacctaatttggattttaaaaaCACCTCCAAGAAGTAGATAGTGAATCAAAGAAATCCATGGAAATATCATTTATAggcttaattttaaaaaactaaatggttATCTAAAGCGTTTATGATCGGAAATTTCAATAGATTTGCGGTTTTTTCGTTCCTAGATTATGTGTTTTAGTCTTCGATCTTGATCATTATTTCATTCTTGCCCAATTGATATGtaattttgataccatttcttGTAGTGATAATTGAATGAGCGGAGTAGAGGCCATTTATCTGCTAGCATGCTTAAAATGGATGAGTTTTTGAAGAACCAAATCTTCGCAACCCATGCAGTTGCTGCTGCTGGCTCAGTGACACTAAGCACAGCTCTTACTTACCCTCTTGACACTATTAAAACCCTTATCCAGGTTTAATATCTTGCTGCTGTGAATATTTTCTGTCTtgaaaatatatctatatgaGTTGATGTAATTCTTTGCTCTACAATAGGTTGGTTCTGATCCTTTAGGATCTGGTAAACAGTTGACGACAACTCAGGCTCTACATAGAATTCAATCCTTTTCAGGAAATTCAGGtgattctttaatttttcttggATTATTATAATACTCTCGACCtcttgtgtgagatcccacattagttggagaggagaacgaagcattctttataagggtgtggaaatctctccctaacaaacgcgttttaaaaactttgaaagaaagcccgaaagggaaagtctaaagaagacaatatttgctagcggtgggcttggactgttacaaatggtatcagagccagacactggacggtgtgccagtgaggacgctaggtccccaagaagggtggattgtgagatctcacattggttggagaggggaacgaaacattccttgtaagggtgtggaaacctctccctagcagatgtcgtgaggctgacggtgatatgtaacgggccaaagcggacaatatctgctagcggtgggcttggactattacaaatggtatcagagccagacactagatggtgtgccagcaagggcGCTAGgtccccaagaggggtggattgtgagatcccacatcggttggagaggggaacgaaatattccttataagggtgtggaaaactctccctagcagacgccgtgaggctgacggtgatacgtaacgggccaaagcggacaatatctgtttgcagtgggtttggactgttacatcTTTGGTTGAGATTTGAATCCCCGTCATATTGTTGAACTCAATATGTTGCTTTATTCAACATGGTAATTGTCTGCTTCTCGAAAATGTGTTACTTGGATCATATTATATAGAGCTTAATTTCTCACTGACTGAAGATTGCAGGTCTGTACAGTGGATTTGGATGGTTGGCCTTTGGGAGACTATTTGGTTTAGGAGCTCGATTTGGAGTATATGAAATTGTGACAGCCTATTATAAAGGTAATCACATATCCTATCTTATTATTTAACGAAATGCGATATTATTTGACAGACTATTTGGTTTAGGAGCtcgattttgaaattttgtttatctTATTATTGATAAACAAAATCTGCAAATACGGGAAACTGCGATATTCATTTTTCGTCGCGCTGATTTCAATTCGAATCTACtatcaataaattttgtttttgtgatgGTCGTTAGTGCATACATGGCAGATGGTCGTGAAGATGATTACGTGCATGTGTCCGAGGCTCTTCTGGGTGGACTTATGGCTGGTGCAGCAGAATCATTGATATGCTCGCCATTTGAGCTTGTTAAACTTCGTGCTCAGGTGACCTCTGCTATTCGATTACCAAGCCGAGTTTCTCTCGTTGGACAAGAAAGAGCTCTTGCACCTTCTATGTCAAGGTTTCTTCATGGCTATACACTGGATCTGAAAGCCTTAAACCATTCAGTTGGTCTTTTATCCACCCTAACAACCAAGCACCAAAATATAAAAGGTGCCTTACAAGAGTATCCATGGATGATGACGGGGTCCGGGAGGCCACCTGCAGTTAGCAATGTGCATAGGCCATCAGATATCATATCACTGGAAGGATGGCAGGCATTTTGGAGAGGTCTACGATCTGGGATCGCGAGGGATTCCATCTTCAGCGGTGTATTTTTCTCGACCTGGCAATTTCTGCACCGATCTATGCTAATTTGGAAGAGCATCGAGATGGATCCACCACCCAGGTTCCATGCTTTGATACTAGACTGCCCTTGAAGTTATGCCTAACTCGtttccatttcaatttttcactTTGAACCAAAGAgtttctgtgagatcccatatcgattggagaaggaacaagtgccagcaaggacgttgggtcctgaaggggggtggattgtgagatcctgcattggttggagaggagaacgaaacattctttataagggtgtggaaacctctccctagcagacgcattttaaaaaccttgagaggaaacccgaaagggaaaacccaaagaacacaatatctgctagctgtgggCTAGGGCCGTTACGGTTTCTATTTGATATCAAGAACACAATTATGGATTTAGACCGCTGTCCATAGTTTCTTGAACTACAGTTTGAGAATAATAGCCTATGTATGGTTGTTGAAATCTAGATGTAACTAGTTGATATAATAGTCTGGCTATTGTAgcttcatttatattaaagattattgtaaatttttattgtcTCCTTTCATTGGATTGAGATGACGAACAATTTGTCTTGTCAATCTCTTCTTCCAGGTCAAATGCTGAAGTAGGCCCACTGTCTCCGTTTTCGGTTAGTCTTGCAGCTGGAGTTTCCGGTGCAGTTGCTGCAGCTGTGTCTCATGGTTTCGATACTGCCAATAGTCGGTCACTATGCACCGTGCTGCCCAAGGTACGAAAATCATTCATGGACGAGTTCGGTGCAGTTAGTACACTCGTTGTGATAGTCTTGTCTATCGATAAAAGGTTTTTACTCCAATGgtagttttgaaatgtttatgaaagtTTCAAAGTTTAGAAGTCCTTTAGTGCaaaatatttcgttttctCACATCGCTCACTGTCGATGCATCATCCCTTCAACATTTCTCGACTTGCCTGGAAATGAGTGTTTGATCATGGTTCTTTTGTTGCAGTACGTCGCCATGGAGAGAAAGTTTCTCAAATGGCATCGACCGGGTAATAGATTTGAGAGAACTACGGGGATTCATCCTGCAGATCGGAGTCTCCTGTTTCGTGGCATAGGATTACGAATGGCTCGTTGTGGTTTAGGGTCATTTTTTATGGTTGGAGGTTACTATTTGATTCTTGAT
This genomic window from Cucurbita pepo subsp. pepo cultivar mu-cu-16 chromosome LG01, ASM280686v2, whole genome shotgun sequence contains:
- the LOC111805909 gene encoding 3-phosphoinositide-dependent protein kinase 1-like, with the translated sequence MLAMEKDFDAKLMIQGNGSNGANVPRSKSFSFRAPQENFTIQDFELGKIYGVGSYSKVVRAKKKDTGTVYALKIMDKKFITKENKTAYVKLERIVLDQLDHPGVVRLFFTFQDTFSLYMALESCEGGELFDQITRKGRLSEEEARFYTAEVVDALEYIHNMGLIHRDIKPENLLLTSDGHIKIADFGSVKPMVDSRITVLPNAASDDKACTFVGTAAYVPPEVLNSSPATFGNDLWALGCTVYQMLSGTSPFKDASEWLIFQKIVARDIKFPSYFSEQARDLIDHLLDLDPIKRPGAGAEGYASLKNHPFFEGVDWKNIRTQTPPRLALEATTNSNETDDGSESSWNPSHIGDGASRQNDGNAGSASTSEGSNHITRLASIDSFDSKWQQFLDPGESVLMISMVKKIQKLSSKKVQLILTNKPKLIYVDPSKLIVKGNIIWSDNPNDLNIQVTSPSNFKICTPKKIASFEDAKQRAWQWKKAIEGLQNR
- the LOC111800374 gene encoding glycosyltransferase family protein 64 protein C5-like gives rise to the protein MGSSPIGAGGSGAANNSVMGSGALGTVGGGVGGGANGSTSSCGCGWKWQQRHLRLVSSGSVFFFGCFVLFGSVATLYAWLTFTPQYVRTIGGVSSLGCQEDSEGSWSIGVFYGDSPFSLKPIEIANVWRNESAAWPVANPVITCASVSNAGFPSNFVADPFLFVQGDIIYLFYETKNSVSLQGDIGVAKSVDNGATWQLLGVALDEKWHLSFPYVFEHDGEIYMMPESSQKGEVRLYRAVNFPLKWELDRIILKKPLVDSVIINHNGMYWLFGSDHRGLGTKKNGHLAIWYSNSPLGPWKPHKRNPIYNVDKSFGARNGGRPFVHEGSLYRFGQDCGETYGKKVHVFRIDVLTKDRYKEVEVPLGLVEPVKGRNAWNGIRYHHVDAQQLSSGKWIGVMDGDRVPSGDSVLRLLLGCASFVVVAVLVVLLGVLLGAVNCIVPLNWCIYTSGKRSDAILTWEKSNLFSSKVRRFCSRVNRAPSILRSWVKSNTCTGRLVLAILFVLGVALMCTAVKYIYGGNGAEEAYPLKNHYSQFTLLTMTYDARLWNLKMYVKHYSRCSSVREIVVVWNKGTPPKMSDLDSVVPVRIRIEEKNSLNNRFKLDPLIKTRAVLELDDDIMMTCDDVERGFRVWRQHPDRIVGFYPRLVNGSPLQYRAEKYARTHKGYNMILTGAAFIDSQLAFQRYWSAAARPGRDLVEKFFNCEDVLLNFLYANASSSQTVEYVRPAWAIDTSKFSGAAISKNTQVHYQLRSDCLNKFSELYGNLADRKWGFNGRKDGWDL